The Rhododendron vialii isolate Sample 1 chromosome 8a, ASM3025357v1 genome has a window encoding:
- the LOC131335950 gene encoding transmembrane 9 superfamily member 7: protein MMAGSSSTGATSLLFFSLLLLLLLSSSDSFYLPGVAPRDFLRGDPLQVKVNKLSSTKTQLPYDYYFLKYCKPKKIMNSAENLGEVLRGDRIENSVYTFNMREEQPCKVACRLTLGAESAKNFKEKIDDEYRVNMILDNLPVAVLRQRRDGSQLTTYEHGFRVGFKGNYAGSKEEKYFINNHLSFRVMYHKDPETDSSRIVTFEVTPNSINHEYKEWVEKNPQLTTCNQNTKNIMQGSTVPQEVGTDKEVVFTYDVSFKESDVKWASRWDTYLLMNDDQIHWFSIINSLMIVLFLSGMVAMIMMRTLYRDIANYNQLETQDEAQEETGWKLLHGDVFRAPINSGLLCVYVGTGVQVFAMTLVTMIFAVLGFLSPSNRGGLMTAMVLLWVFMGLFAGYTSARLYKMFKGHEWKRNTLKTAVMFPGILFAVFFVLNALIWGEKSSGAVPFGTMFALVCLWFGISVPLVFVGSYLGFKKPVIEDPVKTNKIPRQIPEQAWYMKPAFSILIGGILPFGAVFIELFFILTSIWLNQFYYIFGFLFIVFVILLITCAEITIVLCYFQLCSEDYHWWWRAYLTAGSSALYLFLYSIFYFFTKLEITKLVSGILYFGYMLIGSYAFFVLTGTIGFYACFWFVRKIYSSVKID from the exons GGTGATCCCCTTCAAGTTAAAGTGAACAAGCTGTCATCGACGAAGACACAACTACCATATGACTACTATTTCTTGAAGTACTGTAAACCCAAGAAAATTATGAACAGTGCTGAAAATTTGGGGGAGGTTCTTCGAGGCGACCGCATTGAGAATTCTGTCTATACT TTTAATATGAGGGAGGAGCAGCCATGCAAAGTAGCTTGTCGACTTACGCTTGGTGCCGAATCAGCTAagaatttcaaagaaaaaattgatgatgAATATAGAGTTAACAT GATTCTAGATAACCTTCCAGTTGCTGTTCTGAGGCAAAGGAGAGATGGTAGTCAGTTAACCACTTATGAACATGGTTTCCGTGTAGGGTTCAAAGGAAATTATGCAGGG aGCAAAGAGGAGAAGTATTTTATAAATAACCACTTGAGCTTTAGAGTCATGTATCATAAGGATCCCGAGACTGATTCTTCCAGAATTGTTACCTTTGAGGTTACTCCTAACAG TATTAATCATGAGTACAAAGAATGGGTTGAGAAGAATCCTCAGTTGACAACATGCAACCAGAACACCAAAAACATAATGCAAGGTAGCACTGTGCCACAGGAAGTCGGTACTGATAAGGAGGTTGTTTTCACATATGATGTTTCGTTCAAG GAAAGTGACGTCAAATGGGCCTCGCGTTGGGATACTTACCTTCTCATGAATGATGACCAAATACATTGGTTCTCCATCATAAACTCTCTGATGATTGTCCTCTTCCTTTCTGGCATGGTTGCCATGATTATGATGAGAACTCTGTACAGAGATATCGCTAACTACAATCAGTTGGAAACACAGGATGAAGCTCAGGAAGAAACAGGATGGAAACTTCTCCATGGGGATGTTTTTAGGGCACCTATTAATTCTGGTCTACTCTGCGTCTATGTTGGGACGGGTGTTCAGGTCTTTGCAATGACACTTGTCACCATGATATTCGCTGTACTCGGTTTCTTGTCACCTTCTAATCGAGGTGGGCTTATGACTGCCATGGTTCTCTTATGGGTCTTCATGGGCTTATTCGCGGGTTACACCTCTGCACGTCTTTACAAAATGTTTAAGGGCCACGAGTGGAAGAGGAATACTCTAAAAACAGCTGTTATGTTCCCTGGTATCCTTTTTGCTGTCTTCTTTGTGCTGAACGCTCTAATCTGGGGGGAGAAATCTTCCGGAGCCGTGCCATTTGGGACCATGTTTGCTCTTGTGTGCCTATGGTTTGGCATATCAGTACCCTTAGTGTTTGTGGGGAGTTACTTGGGTTTTAAAAAACCGGTGATTGAAGACCCAGTCAAGACAAACAAAATCCCAAGGCAGATACCAGAACAAGCTTGGTACATGAAACCAGCATTCTCTATACTGATTGGGGGCATTCTTCCATTTGGGGCTGTTTTCATTGAGCTGTTCTTCATTCTTACATCCATATGGTTGAATCAGTTCTATTACATCTTTGGGTTCCTTTTCATAGTTTTCGTCATCCTTTTGATCACGTGTGCTGAGATAACCATCGTGCTATGCTATTTCCAACTGTGCAGTGAAGACTACCACTGGTGGTGGAGGGCTTACCTGACTGCAGGTTCATCTGCTCTGTACCTTTTCCTTTACTCGATCTTTTACTTTTTCACGAAGTTGGAGATCACAAAGCTGGTTTCGGGCATTCTGTACTTTGGGTATATGTTGATTGGCTCATATGCCTTCTTTGTCTTGACGGGTACTATTGGGTTCTATGCTTGCTTCTGGTTTGTGCGAAAGATCTACTCTTCCGTGAAGATAGACTGA